Proteins from one Azospirillum brasilense genomic window:
- a CDS encoding phosphotransferase family protein: protein MRNGFTDLSKDGEALSAVLSRMGLIAPGQPFEAETLTGGVSSTVLKISSAGRVFCLKQALPKLKVAKDWRVPVDRVFGEIDWLTTVSSIEPEAVPAVCGVDRDSRCFAMEFLPEEAYPNWKSLLMRGRVDAGFAAAVCAALGLIHARTAADPVLAGRFATDANFYAIRLEPYLAETARNHPRLAPRILEVLERTRTTKLVLVHGDVSPKNILVGRKGPVFLDAECAWYGDPAFDLAFCLNHLLLKAVHNPAAAPSLLAAFAASAAAYLDHVGWEPRDRFEERAAALLPCLMLARVDGKSPVEYLADAGRALVRTLAVAMIDRRPIALDQIAAFVRKEMTS, encoded by the coding sequence ATGCGGAACGGCTTTACCGACCTGTCGAAGGACGGCGAGGCGCTGTCGGCCGTCCTGTCGAGGATGGGACTGATCGCGCCGGGTCAGCCCTTCGAGGCGGAGACGCTGACGGGAGGCGTTTCCTCCACCGTCCTGAAGATCTCCAGCGCCGGCCGGGTCTTCTGCCTCAAGCAGGCGCTTCCCAAGCTGAAGGTGGCCAAGGATTGGCGGGTTCCGGTCGACCGCGTCTTCGGCGAGATCGACTGGCTGACCACCGTGTCCTCCATCGAGCCCGAAGCGGTGCCGGCGGTCTGCGGAGTTGACCGGGATTCCCGATGCTTCGCCATGGAATTCCTCCCCGAGGAGGCGTACCCGAACTGGAAGTCCCTGCTGATGCGGGGCCGTGTCGACGCCGGGTTCGCCGCCGCCGTCTGCGCGGCGCTCGGCCTGATCCACGCGAGGACGGCGGCCGACCCGGTCCTGGCCGGGCGGTTCGCCACGGACGCCAACTTTTACGCGATCCGCCTGGAGCCGTACCTCGCCGAAACGGCGCGCAACCATCCCCGTCTGGCGCCGCGGATCCTGGAGGTGCTGGAGCGGACGCGCACCACCAAACTCGTGCTGGTCCATGGCGACGTCAGCCCCAAGAACATCCTCGTCGGCCGCAAGGGGCCCGTGTTCCTGGACGCCGAATGCGCCTGGTACGGCGATCCGGCCTTCGACCTCGCCTTCTGCCTGAACCATCTGCTGCTCAAGGCCGTCCACAACCCGGCCGCCGCGCCGTCGCTGCTGGCGGCCTTCGCCGCGTCCGCTGCCGCCTACCTCGACCACGTCGGGTGGGAGCCGCGCGACCGCTTCGAGGAGCGCGCCGCGGCGCTCCTGCCCTGCCTGATGCTCGCGCGCGTCGACGGCAAGTCTCCGGTCGAGTATCTCGCCGACGCCGGGCGCGCGCTCGTGCGGACACTCGCCGTGGCGATGATCGACCGGCGGCCGATCGCCCTGGACCAGATTGCCGCGTTCGTTCGCAAGGAGATGACGTCGTGA
- the eno gene encoding phosphopyruvate hydratase yields the protein MSRIKDVRGRQVWDSRGWPTVEVEVTLDTGAVGRGIAPAGASRGAHEAVELRDGGALLGGKGVRTALAGIERDIAPALVGLPVSDQARIDRTLIDLDGTPNRSRLGGNAVVATSMAALNAAAADAGLPLWRHLAEGRPVRLPLPQIQIFGGGAHAGRRIDIQDLMVIATGAGSFGQALEMTAEVYHSAGRIMAGRGLLQGVADEGGWWPAFDTNEEALDTLVRAIEGAGLVPGEDVCIALDIAASEFGRNGRYRLGLEGVEYDSDGLCAVLLDWLDRYPIVSIEDPLAEDDEAGLVAFTRAAGTRVQIVGDDYLVTDARRVEAAAAKGACNAVLLKPNQAGTITETQDALAAAKAAGFNTIVSARSGETEDAIIVHLSTGWNAGQLKVGSFARSERMAKWNEAIRVESAGLPFFGRSALQRPTRST from the coding sequence GTGAGCCGGATCAAGGATGTTCGAGGCCGCCAAGTGTGGGATTCGCGCGGATGGCCGACCGTCGAGGTCGAGGTCACCCTCGACACCGGCGCGGTCGGTCGCGGCATCGCGCCCGCCGGCGCGTCGCGGGGCGCCCATGAGGCGGTGGAACTGCGGGACGGCGGCGCGCTGCTCGGCGGCAAGGGCGTTCGCACCGCACTTGCGGGCATCGAGCGGGACATCGCACCGGCGCTCGTCGGCCTGCCGGTCTCCGATCAGGCGCGGATCGACCGGACGCTGATCGATCTCGACGGGACGCCCAACCGCTCCCGGCTCGGTGGCAACGCGGTCGTCGCCACCTCGATGGCGGCGCTCAACGCCGCCGCAGCCGACGCCGGGCTGCCGCTGTGGCGCCACCTCGCTGAGGGCCGGCCGGTGCGGCTACCGCTGCCGCAGATCCAGATCTTCGGCGGCGGCGCCCACGCCGGACGCCGGATCGACATCCAGGACCTGATGGTGATCGCCACCGGCGCCGGGTCGTTCGGGCAGGCGCTTGAGATGACGGCGGAGGTCTATCACAGCGCCGGCCGGATCATGGCCGGGCGCGGTCTTTTGCAGGGCGTCGCCGACGAGGGCGGCTGGTGGCCGGCGTTCGACACCAACGAAGAGGCGCTGGACACGCTGGTTCGCGCCATCGAGGGCGCCGGCCTCGTGCCGGGCGAGGACGTGTGCATCGCCCTGGACATCGCCGCCTCGGAGTTCGGCAGGAACGGCCGCTATCGCCTCGGGCTCGAGGGGGTGGAGTACGATTCCGACGGCCTGTGCGCGGTGCTGCTCGACTGGCTTGACCGCTACCCGATCGTCTCAATCGAAGACCCGCTCGCGGAGGACGACGAGGCCGGTCTCGTCGCCTTCACCCGCGCGGCGGGAACGCGCGTCCAGATCGTCGGCGACGATTATCTGGTCACCGACGCGCGGCGGGTGGAGGCGGCGGCGGCCAAGGGCGCCTGCAACGCAGTCCTCCTCAAGCCCAACCAGGCCGGGACCATCACGGAGACCCAGGACGCGCTGGCCGCCGCGAAGGCGGCCGGCTTCAACACTATCGTGTCCGCCCGTTCGGGTGAAACCGAAGACGCGATCATCGTCCATCTCTCGACCGGCTGGAACGCCGGCCAGCTGAAAGTCGGCTCCTTCGCCCGGTCCGAACGGATGGCCAAGTGGAACGAAGCCATACGGGTCGAATCCGCAGGGCTTCCATTTTTCGGACGATCCGCACTGCAACGTCCGACGCGCTCCACGTAG
- a CDS encoding isocitrate lyase/PEP mutase family protein translates to MADSALQEKAERLRQLHGTGKPLVLPNAWDVGSAVVFAAAGCPALATSSAGIAFAAGFPDGERMPRDAMLAAVGRIAARVVVPVSADMEAGYGATPEDVADTVRGVIAAGAVGINIEDGLDAGGLRDPADMLARLRAARMAADAAGVPLFLNARTDVFWQRIGPEDQRLALAVERLRAYRDAGADGLFVPGRMDLPTIRGLAAATDLPLNVLGGAGMPPIPELASAGVARVTVGSGPMRAAMGVVRAIAEELAGPGTYERILGVAIPYPDLNALFADDPQD, encoded by the coding sequence ATGGCGGACTCGGCGTTGCAGGAGAAGGCGGAGCGTCTGCGGCAGTTGCATGGCACCGGAAAACCGCTGGTCCTCCCCAACGCCTGGGACGTCGGCAGCGCCGTGGTGTTCGCGGCGGCCGGCTGCCCCGCACTCGCCACCAGCAGCGCCGGCATCGCCTTCGCCGCCGGTTTCCCGGACGGTGAGCGCATGCCGCGCGACGCCATGCTCGCGGCGGTCGGCCGTATCGCCGCCCGCGTCGTGGTCCCGGTCAGCGCAGACATGGAGGCCGGCTACGGCGCCACGCCGGAGGACGTCGCCGACACCGTGCGCGGCGTGATCGCCGCCGGAGCCGTCGGCATCAACATCGAGGACGGGTTGGACGCCGGCGGGTTGCGCGACCCCGCGGATATGCTCGCCCGGCTGCGCGCCGCCCGCATGGCGGCCGACGCGGCCGGCGTGCCCCTGTTTCTCAACGCCCGCACCGATGTGTTCTGGCAGCGGATCGGGCCCGAAGACCAGCGCCTCGCGCTTGCCGTCGAGCGCCTGCGCGCTTATCGGGATGCGGGGGCGGACGGGTTGTTCGTGCCGGGCCGCATGGACCTGCCGACCATCCGGGGGCTGGCGGCGGCGACCGACCTGCCGCTCAACGTCCTGGGCGGTGCGGGAATGCCGCCCATCCCGGAACTGGCCTCGGCCGGCGTCGCCCGCGTCACCGTCGGCTCCGGCCCGATGCGCGCCGCCATGGGCGTCGTCCGCGCCATCGCCGAGGAACTGGCCGGGCCTGGCACCTACGAGCGCATCCTCGGCGTCGCCATTCCCTATCCCGACCTGAACGCGCTGTTCGCCGACGATCCGCAGGACTAG
- a CDS encoding GntR family transcriptional regulator: MKKAPRHETQPVNEAEPVDDMQSTLTEKAYRALEEMIVTLKLAPGSVVSEAALSQLLGIGRTPIREALHRLAHEHLVTILPRRGIIVSEVNIMTQLRLLEVRREVERLMARAASKRATPAERDAFRRIEEGMQKAASGNDDIAFMRLDQAFNQLLTQAARNDFAAGAISLMQSLSRRFWYIHYRKVADMPLAARLHGAVALAIAEGDAERAAAASDALMDYIETFTRATVTAD; this comes from the coding sequence ATGAAGAAGGCGCCACGCCACGAGACCCAACCGGTCAATGAGGCCGAGCCGGTCGACGACATGCAGTCGACCTTGACCGAAAAGGCCTACCGTGCGCTTGAGGAAATGATCGTCACCCTCAAGCTGGCGCCGGGCAGCGTGGTGTCGGAGGCGGCGCTGAGTCAGCTCCTCGGGATCGGCCGCACGCCGATCCGCGAGGCGCTGCACCGGCTGGCGCACGAGCATCTGGTGACCATCCTGCCCCGGCGGGGGATCATCGTCTCCGAAGTCAACATCATGACCCAGCTGCGCCTGCTGGAGGTGCGCCGTGAGGTGGAGCGCCTGATGGCGCGCGCTGCGTCCAAGCGGGCCACCCCCGCCGAACGCGATGCCTTCCGCCGCATCGAGGAGGGCATGCAGAAGGCGGCGTCCGGCAACGACGACATCGCCTTCATGCGGCTGGACCAGGCGTTCAACCAGCTGCTGACGCAGGCGGCGCGCAACGACTTCGCCGCCGGCGCCATCAGCCTGATGCAGTCCCTGTCGCGGCGGTTCTGGTACATCCATTACCGCAAGGTCGCCGACATGCCGCTGGCCGCCCGTCTGCACGGCGCGGTGGCGCTGGCCATCGCCGAGGGCGACGCGGAGCGGGCAGCCGCGGCGTCGGACGCGCTGATGGACTACATCGAGACCTTCACACGCGCCACGGTCACCGCCGACTGA
- a CDS encoding IS4 family transposase, translating to MATGTNAWIEGELAGCHFADERLGRRLSMLLDQLAGAMGDSIPLACQDWANTKAAYRFFANERVSDADNLAGHFDSIRQWVAATTGPLLVIQDTTEFSFQREHPEKIGQTVRVNSGQDKEGRFRMHTVCGLLMHASLAVTTEGLPLGLGAVKFWTRTKFKGTAALKRKINPTRVPIEQKESVRWLENLRRTTERFGDPARCIHIGDRESDIYELFCLTQELGTHFLVRTCVDRLALGGDTTVDAVMSEVAVQGVRAVAVRDGQGRVGTVEVELTYRSLRILPPIGKQKRYSALTLTVLHAREREALADRPRIDWKLLTDLPVLTQEAAIEKLRWYAVRWKIEVFHKILKSGCKAEEARLRSADRLVKLIAVYCLVSWRVFWMTMIDRSAPDVDAGTSTDAAAATPG from the coding sequence ATGGCCACGGGAACCAACGCCTGGATCGAGGGTGAACTCGCCGGCTGCCACTTTGCCGACGAGCGGCTGGGGCGACGCTTGAGCATGTTGCTCGATCAACTGGCCGGGGCGATGGGTGACAGCATTCCCCTGGCCTGCCAGGATTGGGCCAACACCAAGGCGGCTTACCGGTTCTTCGCCAACGAGCGGGTGAGCGACGCGGACAATCTCGCCGGCCACTTCGACTCGATCCGCCAGTGGGTAGCTGCGACTACCGGCCCGCTCCTGGTCATTCAGGACACCACGGAGTTCTCCTTCCAGCGCGAGCATCCTGAGAAGATCGGCCAGACCGTCCGGGTGAACAGCGGTCAGGACAAGGAGGGCCGGTTCCGCATGCACACCGTGTGTGGGTTGCTGATGCACGCCAGTCTGGCGGTCACGACCGAGGGCCTGCCGCTGGGCCTCGGCGCCGTCAAGTTCTGGACCCGGACCAAGTTCAAGGGCACCGCCGCACTGAAGAGGAAGATCAACCCGACGCGGGTTCCCATCGAGCAGAAAGAGAGTGTCCGCTGGTTGGAGAACCTGCGCCGGACCACAGAGCGGTTCGGCGATCCGGCGCGCTGCATCCATATCGGGGATCGCGAGAGCGACATCTACGAACTGTTCTGCCTGACTCAGGAGTTGGGCACGCATTTCCTGGTGCGGACTTGCGTGGACCGGCTCGCCCTTGGCGGCGATACGACCGTCGACGCTGTGATGAGCGAGGTCGCCGTTCAGGGCGTGCGTGCCGTCGCCGTCCGGGATGGCCAGGGGCGCGTCGGCACGGTGGAGGTCGAACTGACCTATCGCAGCCTGCGAATCTTGCCGCCGATCGGGAAACAGAAGCGCTATTCGGCGCTCACCCTGACCGTCCTGCATGCCCGGGAACGTGAGGCGCTCGCTGATCGGCCGCGCATCGACTGGAAGCTCCTCACCGATCTGCCCGTCCTCACCCAGGAGGCGGCCATCGAAAAGCTCCGCTGGTACGCGGTCCGATGGAAAATCGAGGTGTTTCACAAGATTTTGAAATCAGGGTGCAAGGCGGAGGAGGCAAGGCTCCGAAGCGCCGACCGCTTGGTCAAGTTGATCGCTGTCTATTGCCTCGTGAGCTGGCGGGTTTTCTGGATGACCATGATTGATCGATCGGCGCCGGATGTCGATGCAGGGACGAGCACGGACGCCGCAGCAGCGACGCCGGGCTGA
- a CDS encoding TRAP transporter small permease subunit encodes MQSFVRFVDRLTGCVGFVGAWLVAPLILSACYEVFSRYILGSPTIWAYETGYMFTGANFLLGMAFAMRENAHIRVDVLYLRFSPRTKAIVNALSYALIVVPIGSWLAFALYKHGLSAYLTRETSGQSAWNPVVWPFRLSFFVAFAMLVLQALSELAKCLLLLRQTEPEERGHGVLPSAAGRQGSH; translated from the coding sequence ATGCAATCCTTCGTCCGTTTCGTCGACCGCCTGACCGGCTGCGTCGGCTTCGTGGGAGCGTGGCTGGTCGCCCCGCTCATACTGTCCGCCTGTTACGAGGTGTTCTCCCGCTACATCCTCGGCAGCCCGACCATCTGGGCGTACGAGACGGGGTACATGTTCACCGGCGCCAACTTCCTGCTGGGCATGGCCTTCGCGATGCGCGAGAACGCGCACATCCGCGTGGACGTGCTCTACCTGCGCTTCTCGCCCCGCACCAAGGCGATCGTCAACGCGCTGTCCTACGCGCTGATCGTCGTGCCCATCGGCTCCTGGCTGGCCTTTGCGCTCTACAAGCACGGCCTGTCGGCCTACCTGACGCGCGAGACCTCCGGCCAGTCGGCCTGGAATCCGGTGGTGTGGCCGTTCCGTCTGAGCTTCTTCGTCGCCTTCGCCATGCTGGTGCTCCAGGCGCTGTCGGAACTGGCGAAATGCCTGCTGCTGCTGCGCCAGACCGAGCCCGAAGAGCGCGGCCACGGGGTCCTGCCCTCCGCGGCCGGCCGGCAGGGGAGTCATTAG
- a CDS encoding TRAP transporter large permease, which yields MTMLALYMFPLLFSLLLLGVPVAFSMLATATVFGWIVFDTALVFQLVEKVEDVASNFVLAAVTLFVFMGCMLERAGIAEQLFEAVHVWTRRMPGGLALGTVVMCIIFAASTGVIGATETVVGLLAIPVMLKHRYDKPLICGTICAGGSLGTIIPPSVVVVVMGPLANVSVGDLLVGMVFPGLIMAGLYVAYIYLLCRIRPDAGPVVPAEEDTMTVAEKLRITAFALVPPLFMIVAVLGSLMLGLAAPTEAAAIGAAGSVLLAAFYGRLSWATLNGAVMKTLQVTAMIMTILLAGSMMTGVFIGAGGVTLAQELVDKAQLGPWGLLALVLGLTFLAGFFLDWISIVLIMIPLFTPLIVAAGFDAVWFCILFLVMIQTSYLTPPMAPAIFYLRGIAPPEITTGHMYRGVLPFIGLQVLTLIIVLVFPQTVLWLPSKLLGFN from the coding sequence ATGACCATGCTCGCGCTTTACATGTTCCCGCTGCTGTTCAGCCTGCTGCTGCTGGGCGTGCCGGTGGCCTTCTCCATGCTCGCCACGGCGACCGTGTTCGGCTGGATTGTGTTCGACACGGCGCTGGTCTTCCAGTTGGTCGAGAAGGTCGAGGACGTCGCCTCCAACTTCGTGCTGGCCGCCGTCACCCTGTTCGTCTTCATGGGCTGCATGCTGGAACGCGCCGGCATCGCCGAGCAGCTGTTCGAGGCGGTGCATGTGTGGACCCGCCGTATGCCCGGCGGCCTGGCGCTCGGCACCGTCGTGATGTGCATCATCTTCGCCGCCTCCACCGGCGTCATCGGCGCCACGGAGACGGTGGTCGGCCTTCTCGCCATCCCGGTGATGCTGAAGCACCGCTACGACAAGCCGCTGATCTGCGGGACGATCTGCGCCGGCGGCAGCCTGGGCACCATCATCCCGCCGTCGGTGGTGGTGGTGGTGATGGGTCCGCTCGCCAACGTCTCGGTCGGCGACCTGCTGGTCGGCATGGTGTTCCCCGGCCTGATCATGGCCGGACTCTACGTCGCCTACATCTATCTCCTCTGCCGCATCCGTCCCGATGCCGGTCCGGTGGTGCCGGCGGAGGAGGACACCATGACGGTGGCGGAGAAGCTGCGCATCACCGCCTTCGCTCTGGTGCCGCCGCTGTTCATGATCGTCGCCGTGCTGGGCTCGCTGATGCTGGGCCTCGCCGCGCCGACCGAGGCGGCGGCCATCGGCGCCGCCGGGTCGGTGCTGCTGGCGGCCTTCTACGGGCGGCTGTCGTGGGCGACGCTGAACGGCGCGGTCATGAAGACGCTGCAGGTCACCGCCATGATCATGACCATCCTGCTGGCCGGCAGCATGATGACCGGCGTCTTCATCGGCGCCGGCGGCGTGACCCTGGCGCAGGAGCTGGTCGACAAGGCGCAGCTCGGCCCCTGGGGCCTGCTGGCGCTGGTGCTCGGGCTGACGTTCCTGGCGGGGTTCTTCCTCGACTGGATCTCGATCGTGCTGATCATGATCCCGCTGTTCACGCCGCTGATCGTCGCCGCCGGCTTCGACGCGGTGTGGTTCTGCATCCTGTTCCTGGTGATGATCCAGACCAGCTACCTGACGCCGCCGATGGCGCCGGCGATCTTCTATCTGCGCGGCATCGCCCCGCCGGAGATCACCACCGGCCACATGTACCGCGGCGTGCTGCCCTTCATCGGGTTGCAGGTCCTGACCCTCATCATCGTGCTGGTCTTCCCGCAGACCGTGCTCTGGCTGCCGAGCAAGCTGCTGGGATTCAACTAA
- a CDS encoding iron-containing alcohol dehydrogenase: MLHDRLFYSAPSRILFGNGVRRDLAPLLARQGFRHGLIVTDRFFTEKSPIIEELRGLLREHGITSSVSAEGEPDPSVALCLKVQGHVRGSGELDRIDHLIAVGGGSNIDLAKVLSLTLKYGGEPEDYIGEGRIPGKPLPLVAIPTTAGTGSEITAGAILVKHDSDTKVAVMANDLRPAVAVVDPELTLSCPPRVTADAGLDALTHAIESYLTIDSPQFDRQGEADPAYTGRNAMTMLFAAESVRLCFRHLPAAMRDGTNLEARTGMAYGSLFAGLSYASAGLNGVHALAYALAGLTHATHGSTNAVFLPYVMDALRPVRQAELAEIARMAGETGGDDAALALRAVERTRELVEMAGIPTTLPGFGVREEQIEPLARNGIAVARLTRAFPIQPADAAYRRIVANAFSGRLGDAG; the protein is encoded by the coding sequence GTGCTTCACGACCGGCTCTTCTACAGTGCGCCGTCGCGCATTCTCTTCGGCAACGGTGTCCGGCGCGATCTTGCGCCGCTGCTGGCAAGGCAGGGGTTCCGGCACGGGCTGATCGTCACCGACCGCTTCTTCACCGAAAAGAGCCCGATCATCGAGGAACTGCGCGGCCTGCTGCGCGAACACGGCATCACGTCCAGCGTCTCGGCGGAGGGCGAGCCGGACCCCAGCGTCGCGTTGTGCCTCAAGGTGCAGGGCCACGTGCGCGGCAGCGGCGAGCTGGACCGCATCGACCATCTGATCGCCGTTGGCGGCGGCAGCAACATCGACCTCGCCAAGGTGCTGTCGCTGACGCTGAAGTACGGCGGGGAACCGGAGGACTACATCGGCGAGGGGCGGATCCCCGGCAAGCCGCTGCCGCTGGTCGCCATCCCGACCACCGCCGGCACGGGGTCGGAGATCACCGCCGGCGCCATCCTGGTCAAGCACGACAGCGATACCAAGGTCGCGGTCATGGCGAACGACCTGCGCCCGGCGGTGGCGGTGGTCGATCCGGAGCTGACGCTGTCCTGCCCGCCGCGCGTCACCGCCGATGCCGGGCTGGACGCGCTGACGCACGCCATCGAGTCCTATCTCACCATCGACTCCCCGCAGTTCGACCGCCAGGGCGAGGCCGACCCGGCCTACACCGGCCGCAACGCCATGACCATGCTGTTCGCGGCGGAGAGCGTCCGGCTGTGCTTCCGCCACCTGCCGGCGGCGATGCGCGACGGCACGAATCTGGAGGCCCGCACCGGCATGGCGTACGGCAGCCTGTTCGCCGGGCTGTCCTACGCCAGCGCCGGGCTGAACGGCGTGCACGCGCTGGCCTACGCGCTGGCCGGGCTGACGCACGCCACGCACGGCAGCACGAACGCCGTGTTCCTGCCCTATGTGATGGACGCGCTGCGCCCGGTGCGGCAGGCCGAACTGGCGGAGATCGCCCGCATGGCCGGCGAAACCGGCGGTGACGACGCCGCGCTGGCCCTGCGCGCCGTGGAACGCACGCGGGAGCTGGTGGAGATGGCCGGCATCCCCACCACGCTGCCCGGCTTCGGCGTGCGCGAGGAGCAGATCGAGCCGCTCGCCCGCAACGGCATCGCCGTGGCCCGCCTGACCAGGGCCTTCCCGATCCAGCCGGCCGACGCGGCCTACCGCCGCATCGTCGCCAATGCCTTCAGCGGCCGCTTGGGGGACGCCGGCTAG
- a CDS encoding DUF6455 family protein → MDPTLILVLAGGLVLAGVTLAARRPGQPLPLAAVIARRLPGVTALATAGTCHAVANAVAACRRCERQDACRRWLARDTTESCPGFCPNRAVIENLR, encoded by the coding sequence ATGGACCCGACGCTGATTCTCGTCCTGGCCGGCGGCTTGGTGCTGGCTGGCGTTACCCTCGCGGCGCGACGCCCGGGGCAGCCGCTGCCGCTGGCTGCGGTGATTGCCCGGCGCCTGCCCGGCGTGACCGCGCTGGCGACGGCCGGCACTTGCCACGCCGTTGCCAATGCCGTGGCCGCGTGCCGACGCTGCGAACGGCAGGACGCCTGCCGGCGGTGGCTGGCCCGCGACACGACGGAGTCCTGCCCTGGCTTCTGCCCCAACCGTGCGGTGATCGAAAACCTGAGGTGA
- a CDS encoding phytanoyl-CoA dioxygenase family protein codes for MTPEEVLSRPPRILTQAQRESYFEDGYLLLESIIPMDIVDNLRRTTEEMVDRTRGIAKSDDVWDLEPGHSAESPRLRRLSAPVDHHPYYWEYCSQSLLGDIVADLVGPDVKFHHSKLNFKWAKGGTEVKWHQDIQFWPHTNYSPLTVGTYIYDCDMDQGPLGVIPGSHKGELFHQVDEAGNWTGCLSDEDLKKVDVTKAVYLPGPAGSLTIHNCRTVHGSKLNQSPNGRPLLLYAFSSADAMPYTGNPIRSSHDQAIIRGERALMAHHDPRPCWLPPDWSGGYGSIFTHQQGEKKAAPAMTM; via the coding sequence ATGACCCCCGAAGAGGTTCTCTCCCGCCCGCCGCGGATCCTGACCCAGGCCCAACGCGAGTCGTACTTCGAGGACGGCTATCTGCTGCTCGAATCCATCATCCCCATGGACATCGTCGACAACCTGCGGCGCACGACCGAGGAGATGGTGGACCGCACCCGCGGCATCGCCAAGTCCGACGACGTCTGGGACCTCGAGCCCGGCCACAGCGCGGAGTCGCCGCGCCTGCGTCGCCTGTCCGCCCCGGTGGACCACCACCCCTACTACTGGGAATACTGCTCGCAGTCGCTGCTGGGCGACATCGTCGCCGACCTCGTCGGCCCGGACGTTAAGTTCCACCACAGCAAGCTGAACTTCAAATGGGCCAAGGGCGGCACCGAGGTGAAGTGGCACCAGGACATCCAGTTCTGGCCGCACACCAACTACTCGCCGCTGACGGTCGGCACCTACATCTACGATTGCGACATGGACCAGGGACCGCTCGGCGTCATTCCGGGCAGCCACAAGGGCGAGCTGTTCCACCAGGTCGACGAGGCCGGCAACTGGACCGGCTGCCTGTCGGACGAGGACCTGAAGAAGGTGGACGTGACCAAGGCGGTCTACCTGCCGGGACCGGCCGGGTCGCTGACCATCCACAACTGCCGGACGGTGCACGGCTCCAAGCTCAACCAATCGCCGAACGGCCGGCCGCTGCTGCTGTACGCCTTCAGCTCGGCCGACGCCATGCCCTACACCGGCAACCCGATCCGCAGTTCGCACGACCAGGCGATCATCCGCGGCGAGCGCGCGCTGATGGCCCACCACGACCCGCGGCCGTGCTGGCTGCCGCCGGACTGGTCGGGCGGCTATGGTTCCATCTTCACGCACCAGCAGGGCGAGAAGAAGGCCGCGCCGGCCATGACGATGTGA
- the dctP gene encoding TRAP transporter substrate-binding protein DctP, with protein MIRIKALTMVAAIAAFIAVPTLALAQDAKHSFKMATGWPGGPLMDIGAKAFAERVDQMSDGRIKIQVFPGGTLGNALKVTETVKNGVAEMGHTWMGYDWGRDTTTVLFGGYAGSFDSERMLHWLYQAGGVDLQRQYRDEVFGVVSMPLFIRTAEVFLHSRKPVRTLEDMKGLKLRTAGSWLDMAKDLGAAPVTTAGGDVFPMLERGAIDATEWGTLWEDIAPGFHKVAKYLIIPGVHQPVAPFDLVINKDAWAKLSDKDKKLIETAARLTTFDSWLRIGEEDAKALDVYRKAGNEVIELAPEVQYRTREIADAWADKQAETNPWFAKVLASQRDFERRWANATQYRNVKVRATATQ; from the coding sequence GTGATCAGGATCAAGGCTTTGACGATGGTGGCCGCGATCGCGGCCTTCATCGCAGTTCCGACGCTGGCGCTGGCGCAGGATGCCAAGCACAGCTTCAAGATGGCCACCGGCTGGCCGGGCGGGCCGCTCATGGACATCGGCGCCAAGGCCTTCGCCGAGCGCGTCGACCAGATGTCCGACGGTCGCATCAAGATCCAGGTTTTCCCCGGCGGTACGCTCGGCAATGCGCTGAAGGTGACCGAGACGGTCAAGAACGGCGTGGCCGAGATGGGCCACACCTGGATGGGCTACGACTGGGGCCGCGACACCACCACCGTGCTGTTCGGCGGCTACGCCGGCAGCTTCGATTCCGAACGCATGCTGCACTGGCTGTATCAGGCCGGCGGCGTCGACCTGCAGCGCCAGTACCGCGACGAGGTGTTCGGCGTCGTCTCCATGCCGCTGTTCATCCGCACCGCCGAGGTGTTCCTGCACTCCCGCAAGCCGGTTCGCACGCTGGAGGATATGAAGGGCCTGAAGCTGCGCACCGCCGGCTCCTGGCTCGACATGGCGAAGGACCTCGGCGCCGCGCCGGTGACCACGGCCGGCGGCGACGTCTTCCCGATGCTCGAGCGCGGCGCCATCGACGCCACCGAGTGGGGAACGCTGTGGGAGGACATCGCACCCGGCTTTCACAAGGTCGCCAAGTATCTGATCATCCCGGGCGTCCATCAGCCGGTCGCCCCGTTCGATCTGGTCATCAACAAGGACGCCTGGGCCAAGCTGTCCGACAAGGACAAGAAGCTCATCGAGACCGCCGCCCGCCTGACCACTTTCGACAGCTGGCTGCGCATCGGCGAGGAGGATGCCAAGGCGCTCGACGTCTACCGCAAGGCGGGCAACGAGGTGATCGAGCTGGCCCCCGAGGTCCAGTACCGGACGCGCGAGATCGCCGACGCCTGGGCCGACAAGCAGGCGGAGACGAACCCCTGGTTCGCCAAGGTCCTGGCCAGCCAGCGCGACTTCGAGAGGCGCTGGGCGAACGCCACCCAGTACCGGAACGTGAAGGTGCGCGCGACCGCCACCCAGTGA